The following DNA comes from Bradyrhizobium manausense.
GACGCGGCTCGCCGCGTCCTTGTAGACCGGCTCCATCGCCTTGCGCATCGCTGCGTCCTGCTCCGGCGTGAGCTTGATGATCTCGCTCTTGCCGCTCTTCTTGATCTCGGCGAGCGCGTCGTCGTTCTCCTTCTGCGACTGCGCGTTGTTGAAGTCGGTCGCTTCCTTCATCGCCTTCGAGAGCTCGTCGCGGATGTCGGCCGGCAGACCGTCCCAGAACTTCTTGTTCACGATCACGACGTAGCCGATGTAACCGTGATTGGTCTCGGTGATGTACTTCTGCACCTCGTGCATCTTCTGGGTATAGATGTTCGACCAGGTGTTCTCCTGTCCGTCGACCACGCCGGTCTGGAGCGCCTGATAGACTTCCGAGAACGCCATCACCTGCGGCAGCGAGCCGAGCGCCTTGAACTGCGCCTGCAGCACGCGCGAGGACTGGATGCGGAACTTGACGCCCTGGTAGTCCGCCGGCGTGATGAGCTTCTTGTTGGCGCTCATCTGCTTGAAGCCGTTGTCCCAATAGGCAAGGCCGGTGATGCCCTTCGGCTCGAGCAGCTTGAGCAGCCGCGCGCCGAGCGGACCTTCCGTCACCTTCCGCAGTGTCTTCAGGTCGGGAAGGATGTAGGGCAGATCGAACACCTCGAACTCGCGGATGCCGAGCGGGCCGAATTTCGAGTTGGACGGCGCCAGCATCTGCACGCTGCCGAGCTGCAGCGCCTCGAGCTCTTCCTTGTCCTTGTACAGCGTCGAGTTCGGATAGACCTCGATCTTGACCTTGCCGCCGGTGTACTTCTCGGCGAGTTCCTTGAATTTCTCGGACGCCTTGCCCTTCGGCGTGTCAGTCGCGACGACGTGGCTGAATTTGATGATGATCGGGTCGGCGCTGGCGGGGCCGGCAAGGCCCAAAGCCAGTGCCGCGACGGATGCCGCGATCGCGAAGGTGCGCATAATCTCTCCCTGTTGTTTTTGGGCCGCCCAGCGCGTGGACGGCCGTTCCTCATGCCGGGCCTTCAATACAGGCCGGCGCCGACGCGTGCTATTGGCTGTTCGCAGGGCAGGTATCTCTTTGGCTGTCATTCCGGGTTCGGCTCTCTTTCGAGCCGCCCCGGAATGACAAGCTTCGCTTGTCAGCTCGCCGCCGCGGTCGTCACGGTGTCGCGCTGACGCTTCATGACGATCTTGTTGAGCGCACCGAGATAGGCTTTTGCGGACGCGACCAGCGTATCCGGATCCGCCGCCCGCGCCGTCATCGAGCGGCCGTCATGCGACAGCCGCACCGACACTTCCGCCTGCGCGTCGGTGCCTTCGGTGACGGCGTGAACCTGGTACAGTTCGAGCTTGGCCTCGTGCGGCACCAGGCGCTTGATGCAGTTGAACACCGCATCGACCGGACCGTTGCCCTCGGCTTCCTCGATCCTGATCTGGCCATCGACGTCGAGCTTCATGGTCGCGCGCTGCGGACCATGGGTGCCGGCGATCACGGTCAGCGAGGTCAGCTTGATGCGATCGTGCGAGGCCGCCATTTCTTCATCGACCAGCGCCTCGATGTCCTCGTCGTAGATGTCCTTCTTGCGGTCGGCGAGCGCCTTCATCCGCGTGAACGCATCTTCCAGCTGGTTCGGACCGAGCTTGTAGCCCATCTCCTCCAGCTTGTGCACGAAGGCATGACGGCCGG
Coding sequences within:
- a CDS encoding TRAP transporter substrate-binding protein — its product is MRTFAIAASVAALALGLAGPASADPIIIKFSHVVATDTPKGKASEKFKELAEKYTGGKVKIEVYPNSTLYKDKEELEALQLGSVQMLAPSNSKFGPLGIREFEVFDLPYILPDLKTLRKVTEGPLGARLLKLLEPKGITGLAYWDNGFKQMSANKKLITPADYQGVKFRIQSSRVLQAQFKALGSLPQVMAFSEVYQALQTGVVDGQENTWSNIYTQKMHEVQKYITETNHGYIGYVVIVNKKFWDGLPADIRDELSKAMKEATDFNNAQSQKENDDALAEIKKSGKSEIIKLTPEQDAAMRKAMEPVYKDAASRVGQPLIDEFQKEAKSTTN